In Phycisphaerae bacterium RAS2, the DNA window TTCAGCAGCACGTGCGCCCTCTACGGTGCGCCCGATGCGATGCCGCTCACCGAAGACTTGCCCACGCGGCCCGAAAGCCCCTACGCCCGCGCCAAGCTGGCCGTCGAGTGGGCGCTGGCCGACAGCGCTGCTGCCTGGGGCCTGGGGTATGTCGCGCTGCGATATTTCAACGCGGCCGGCGCGGCAGCCGATGCGACAATCGGGGAGGATCACGCCCCGGAGACGCACTTGATTCCCAACGTGCTGAAGGTCGCGCTGGGACAGGCGCCGCACGTGACGCTCTTCGGCACGGACTACGACACGCCGGACGGCACCTGCATCCGCGACTACGTTCACGTGGACGACCTGGCCGCGGCGCACGTCCTGGCGATGGCCGCGATCGAGCCGGGTCGCGGGCGCATCTTCAACACCGGAACCGGGCACGGCGCGAGCGTGAGTGATGTCATCAATGCGGCACGCTCGGTGACCGGTCACGCAATTCCCGTGGTCGAATCGGCGCGCCGCGCGGGAGACGTGCCGCGGCTGTACGCCGATTCGTCGCGCCTGCAACGCGAGCTGGGTTGGAAGCCGAAGGTGCTGCAGCTGGCCGACATCATCGCCAGCGCCTGGGCCTGGCACCGAACGCATCCCAACGGGTTTGACGACCGTCCAGTCAGGTGATCCATGTCCGCAACGCCACCAACCT includes these proteins:
- the galE gene encoding UDP-glucose 4-epimerase, giving the protein MHVLVTGGAGYIGSHTVRALRAVRHDVTVLDNLSAGHASAVDPGAKLIVGDLEDPILLRDVFALRPVDAVMHFAASIEVGESVRDPLKFYANNVANSVNLFRAMQDAGVKRIVFSSTCALYGAPDAMPLTEDLPTRPESPYARAKLAVEWALADSAAAWGLGYVALRYFNAAGAAADATIGEDHAPETHLIPNVLKVALGQAPHVTLFGTDYDTPDGTCIRDYVHVDDLAAAHVLAMAAIEPGRGRIFNTGTGHGASVSDVINAARSVTGHAIPVVESARRAGDVPRLYADSSRLQRELGWKPKVLQLADIIASAWAWHRTHPNGFDDRPVR